The following proteins are co-located in the Neodiprion virginianus isolate iyNeoVirg1 chromosome 6, iyNeoVirg1.1, whole genome shotgun sequence genome:
- the LOC124307824 gene encoding mitochondrial import inner membrane translocase subunit Tim9, translated as MEMPTEVDAEQIKSFRDFLTSYNKLSEICFIDCITDFTTREVRTKEEKCALNCMEKYMKMNQRVSQRFQEFQMIANENAMAAAKKLGQLR; from the exons ATGGAAATGCCGACTGAAGTTGATGCGGAGCAAATCAAGTCG TTTAGAGACTTCTTGACATCATACAATAAGCTATCGGAAATCTGCTTCATTGACTGTATAACCGATTTTACAACACGAGAAGTGAGAACCAAAGAGGAGAAATGTGCGCTGAATTGTATGGAGAAATATATGAAGATGAATCAGAGGGTCTCCCAACGCTTTCAAGAATTTCAAATGATAGCCAATGAAAATGCAATGGCAGCAGCTAAAAAATTAGGTCAATTACGCTAA